The following is a genomic window from Miscanthus floridulus cultivar M001 chromosome 14, ASM1932011v1, whole genome shotgun sequence.
AGCAGGAGGGAGTCGACTTCGATGATGCCTTCGCACCCGTCGCATGGATGGAGTCTGTTCGTCTCCTCGTGCTAGTGGTCTAGGAGGGTTGGCGTgtgcatcacatggacgtcaagtccgccttcctcaatggtgacctgaaggaggaggtctacgccCACCAGCTACCGAGATTCGTCATCCCCGGCAAGGAGAACAAGGTTCTCCGCCTACGCAAGGCCCACTACGGCTTGCAGAAGGCGCCACAAGCCTAAATGCCATGCTAGATTCCACTCTCAAGCAAATGGGGTTTCAGCAGAGTCCTCACAAGGTTGCTGTCTACCGGCGGGGCAAGGGCGGCAATGCCCTGTTGGTAggcgtctacgtcgacgacttggtgatcaccagcACCAAGGAGGCCGAGGTGGAGGCATTCAAGGAGGAGATAAAGGCCACCTTTCAGATTAGCGACTAGGGCCTTCTCTCCTTCTACCGGGGGATCGAGGTCCACTAGGACAGCTCCAGCATCTGACTTCActagaccgcctacgccaagcgcatcGTCGAGTTGGGCAGGCTCACTGGCTGCAAACCTGCCTACACTCCCATGGAGGAAaagctgaagctgagccgcgatagCATGGCCAAGGAGGTCGACGCCACGCAGTACCGGTGCATTGTGGGCAGCCTTCACTACCTCGTCCACACGCGGCTAAACCTTGCATTCGCTGTTGGCTACgtcagtcggttcatgcagcgacctaCAACGGAGCATTAGCAGACTATCAAGAGGATCCTCCGCTACGTCGAGGGCACCACCGACTACGGCTTACACTACTCAAGGTGTCCCGGTGCGGAGCACTTCattgggtacagcgacagcgacctcgTCGGCGACATCGACACAAGCAAGAGTACCAGCGGgacgctattcttcctcgacaagtGTTTGATTAGCTGGTAGTCGGTAAAGCAGCAAGTGGTGGCTCTGTCCAGTTGCGAGGCGGAGTACATCGCTACCACAACCGTTTCGACTCAAGCTCTCTAGTTGGCTCGGTTGCTGGGCGATCTCCTGGGCAGAGACACAGAAGCAGTGGAGCTCAGGGTGAACAACAAGTCCGCTTTGGCCTTGGCGAAGAACACCGTCTTCCATGAGCACAGCAAGCATATCCGAGTCAAGTACCACTTCATTAGGAGTTGTTTGGGTGATGGGAGCATCAAGGCTGACTACATCAACACCCAGGATCAGCTCGCCGATCTTCTCACCAAGTCTCTTGGGCGGGTCAAGTTCCAAGAGCTTCGCTCTAGGATTGTGATGGTTCAAATTCCCCGAAAGGCGCCACACAAGACTTAGGGAGAAAATGGCAGCTATAAGTCTTGTCCTTATCTACCTAGGATACTTATCTAGAGTAGTTGGTGACTGTGTCCGTCTTTATCTTTATCCTTAACATCTACTTTAACATTTCTAGAATATGTTGTAGCTTTCTTAAGTTGTAAGCACGTTACCCTATATGTATCCCTAATCTGTCATAGTTGTGGCAAGACTAATAAAATAGAAATTCCAGCTCTAAACCTGTGATTTAGTCCAACACAGGCGGGAGGTAGTCGATTTTGGCGAACCGATGAACAGCGATACATGCCGGTATAAACAGTCACCATTTCAGAGTCCATGTTACAGCAAACAAGAAAATATCATGCGTATGATGATATCTAGCTTTTTCCTTTCCAAGTTTAGCTGGTGTAGAACTAGAAGCTGCGTGTGTTTACAAGACATTGGGCAGCTATACGACTCTGCTGATGCATCTGGACATCTCTGGGTTACCTCAAAAATCCAAGAGCAGTTGTGGCAACACACGCTCTAGGTAGGTGGGCTCGACGACAGTACCATCCTCTGCTTCAGCAATAAAAGCATAGCGTTGAATAGTCTCTGCAAGAGAAATTTGAGTTAAAGTACAAAAATGCATATGATTCCCCAGCATAATTAGAGCCTGCAGTGATGCATCAATTTTCAGAGGTGCAGACCTGTAACAAATATGCGTAGAAGTTCGCAGCTGACCTTAAGAGCACTTGCATTGGCTGTCAGGTGAACATATCATGTCAGCATATCATGAACAATGCACTCAAGAGAAGTTACTTTGAACCCTATATTGTCCACATTAAACCAAAGGGTGATAACAACTGAGTCACATACATCTTTCGAACTCTTCTATTACCAAATTCTTCATCTCTTATAGTTACAGAAACAGAAAACCAGTCCCCATTTTTTGTTAAAGAACCATTTGTTCACCAAGTTTCATCTTACTGATATTCTTACCCGAGTCACCAGCAGAATTAAGCCACTTAGACATAAAAAACACAGAAATACCAAAGTTAAAAGCAGGTTTTAACATACTATCTGGGAACCTTACACCATCTAGTTCCAATTTGACAAAAGAACAGAAGatcttttttataaaaaaaaaaacactactcATGATGTTCTTGGATGGGGTGGAGAAGCAGCTCGAGCGCCTGAGCTGCATTAGATGGAAcacaagggtgagatagaaacaAGATAGCTCAATCTATCCAAGCCAACAAACGATGTGCTTGTGAGCTTGTCTGACAAACCAAATAAATCATGCTTGTCTCCTAAATCCAGATGGCGGCCCTGTACTTTTATATCCATCTAGATTTAGGCTCTGTTGATTGAGAAAGCTAAATGTTAGCTGCTAGGTGGGAGAAAACCAGCTAAGGTCCTTTTTGAATCCTAAAGATAGTCGTTAGCTGATAATAATTAGCTTATTTGGATCTAAGCAGTTCTAGCTACCAATTTAGCTAATTGTTATAGTTGAACACCTAACTAACAACTATTTCACTGCTAGTTGGACCAAATTAGCTAATAGTAGTTAATATTAGCTATGaactattagctagctaactattagcacCAAATGGATCCAAACAGAACCTAAGTTGGAATGAGGGAGTAGTATTTAATTAAATAGCAGCggctaatattttttttattagctAAATAGTTCTTCTTGAGATATTAGTTGACCTATTAGCTGAGGTATTTGGATCGACAGGCCCCGGCAAAGAATGTTTCGAGGCACTTCATCTGAATTCTGTATCTAAGCTATAACTCAGAATGCTGCCACAGTGCCACTTATGGAATCAAAAAATGGCTGGCCTGGTCTTCTTGTCCAAAAACGAATCATGCTTGCCTCCTGAATCCAGATGGCGATCCTGCACTTATATCCATCTAGATTTAGGCTCTATTTGgattcaaaaagctaaatattagCTGTTAGTTGGGAGAAAACCAgctaatttggaatggagggagtagtatttaattaaataatgaCGGCTAATAATTTCTTATTAGCTAAATAGTTCATCTTGAGCTACTAGTTGAACTATTATTAGCTAAGATGTTTGATTGAATAGAGCTAATTTCAGCTAACTATTTGGATCCAAAGAGCTAATAGTTAGTTGCTATTAATTAGTTGCTTAGATCCAAGCATTTAGCTAACTGTTAGTTGTATACCCAACTAACTAATAGCAGCTAATACTCCTCCGTCCCAGTATATATATAAGGCGTAACAACCACCTTTGGTTCAAAGACTAAGGAACATATTTAATTATCTCTATCAACACTAGTACTACTGTTTCGTTGTATGTGCATCTAGAGAGAGTACACCTTATATCATGGGACACGAATAAAAAATGGTTACGCCTTATATATTAGGATGGAGAGAGTATTAGTTGTGAATTATTAGCTAACTAACTAATTAGTAGCTAATAGATCCAAATGGAACCTTAATTTGACCCAACATAGGTCCTATTTGGATCCAAGcaactaaggccccgttcgcttggctgaatttgactgaaaaaacaagtcaaagCACTGTTCCagttgaattattgtgagagaaaaatactattccgactgaaaaaagaagccgaacaagccggattttaagacaagcgaacggggcctaatagCTAGTTAGCTGTAATAATTAGCTTAGCTAATTGTTAGTGAATACCTAACTAATAACTATATTACTAGTTGGACCAAACCAGCTAACTAATATTAGTTATGACCTATTAGCAATTAGCAGTTAACTTTTATCACTTCTTGCAAGATATAGATAGTTAtctttatatatacacacacacacacatgttaTTCTACACCATACTGTGATACTGAACAAAATTCAATACTATTCAGTAGTCGCATTTCAGTATTTTCACGGTTTGTGTGTAGTGCTGACTGATACTGAATATGGTTCAGTACTACTCAGTATTTTTTAGGTCAGTTTTGACTTGCCGTGTAGAATCACCTGGTGTAGAATAATATTCCAAGTCAAAACCGACCTTAGAAAAATACTGGTTAGTATTGAACCGCGTTCAGTATAGTACTACACCCAGGAGCGCTAAATACTGAACAGTACTGAAACACGACTATTGAACAATACTGAACTCTGTTCTGTTCAGAATAGCAGTTTGGTCCTAGGGTATAGAATAGCAGTATAGTACtacacctccatttacgataattttatatactaatttacgataatgtcaatacatatttacgatagtcaggttactataacacatggggatagctagctacaaaataacttattctgtagccactttgagttatgctaattaatatgttaatttacgagattatagtaatgttgagacttgcggtctcagacagtgtgggggatgtagaggcctccgcccgctaagcgctgccctcaggcggaggctcgggaaacaGGCACGACAAGTGGGTGAAGGGAAATGGCACGTAaaattagggtttcattaatacattcaccaacctctcatactgttacaagtgtaccctatttatagggctcaactaccacttttacagagtttacaatagtacccttcaactgctacagtacattctcgaaatattccactactcgcctttcCTCTCGGGGGCAATCTTGTGATGCCGCCATCAGGTACTAggcctgcgcgatcagccggcccatcaggccccaggattcggcgatgggcctttggacctccgccgtcggtctccgccccatcaggcctcaggattcggcgaaggTCCTTTAGGCCTCCGCCGACGGTCTCCGCCCCTGGGACGTCGAGGTCGCAGACCCCTGACGCCTAGTACTGCcgtcctcctgctt
Proteins encoded in this region:
- the LOC136503671 gene encoding secreted RxLR effector protein 161-like, giving the protein MEEKLKLSRDSMAKEVDATQYRCIVGSLHYLVHTRLNLAFAVGYTIKRILRYVEGTTDYGLHYSRCPGAEHFIGYSDSDLVGDIDTSKSTSGTLFFLDKCLISW